The stretch of DNA CACGCCCAAACACCGTGGCAGGAATATGAGTGCCATCAATAGCTCCAATGCAATCCTATAACaacaatataataataataataattacaacaacatcaataacaaaaacaacaaaaagaaTTTCATTACTTACTTTGAAATAAGGATAAAATCTTGTACTCTCTCTTATTTTTTCGGGCACTGCAGATCCAGGTTTGACCATCATATCTGCTGCAATGCTATTTAATGCTTTCAACaccttgttgaagttttggCTTGTATTGTAGTGTGATCGTTCAAAGGTTTTACGAATTAAGCAATATCGGGTATTATGACCAACAACAAGTAAAAATACGGCAAGCATTTCTTCAATACAAATGTATCTTGTATCTTGTAAATGTGTTTTCTCTCTAAGGATGTTgcacaattttaaaaatacatcgGGGTACAATCTATAAATCTCTCGAAAGTTTGTTGGAtcttcttttaatattttatgaatATAATTGTATCCCCTTGAAGTTATTGGTCGTCTATTTAAAGGAGGATGGACACGTTCACAATTCATGTTAGCTATATGCTTAGTAAAAGTATAGAGGCTCCCACGAACTTCAACTAACAAAAACCTAATAGTTTTGTGTAATTCTTCTTCAAATTCATCTTCTTCCATTTGTTCTTCTACTTCATCGACGTTGATAtttgacatttaaataaaatacctgaTATCAAacagataattaaaataaaagaaactctataaatttattaaaaaccaTTCCATGTATCAAACAAGTTATGTTCAAGAAACAACAAAAAACTTATATAAATCATCCAAAATTCAAGAGTTTTCTACTAGATCAATAATTAGAAAAACAATTCGAAACAATGCGAATAGAATTTTTAACATAAGGTAACTCTTTAAGAATTGTGTTTGAAAACATACTCATTCATTCAATTTATAATCTATCCATCCCGAATGCTCTTCAATGGTCATTTTCAAGAAATCCATCTTTTTTGATCTGGTATTGAGTAAATCAAGCACCTTATATCGAGTACGATTATCCAAATTTGGGACCTCCTTGATAGCATCCCAACAAGTGTCACCTGCATTCCCTATTGATTCTATCTTAGAAACCACCTTCTCAAGACTATGGGAGAACTCATGCATAGCATTTGGGTCAATACTTTTGAATGTGTTTGATTTTGCTTCAAACTCGGTCCTATCCCGTTTCTTAGTTGTTGCTGGAACCTCCGAATTTATGGGCTGAGAGGGTAATGGTGAAATAGAATCCTCGAAAAATGGAGGTTGATACGAAGATTCTTGTCCGTCGCTTTGCACGAAATATTCACCAATGTTGTGATCAAACACATAATCGTCTATTAAACTAGTTCCCCTATTTTCTTCTATCTCAAATTTTCTTACATCAGTGTCATCTCCTACTCCATTGAGTGTTTTCCTGTAGCAGTTCCAGTCCCAACCACAATTCTCAGGTCTTCATAATCCTCAAAAGTGTCTGTCCGATAGTGTTCATGTTTAGGGTGAGACTGGTAAAGAGCAAAAAATAACATCAAGTGTTAAGCTAGTTATAAATGTAAttgtaaatataaaatttatttttttaactcgAAGACTCTCACCTTAAAATAATCTTCCCATACTTCGTCATTAGCCGTGAATTTCTTTGTCTCAGGATCCCATCCAAAACCAGAGTTATGACGCATAAGCTTACAATAACTGCTGTATCTTCCTTTGAACCACTTTAGACGACTTTGATATTGTGTAATAGTTTTTGCACATTGTCGTTCAGAGAGGGAAGTATTTTCTTTTCTACAGTTTTTTTGCTAAATACTCCATTCTTATCACGCCATCCTCTCATGGCACCATCCACCATAATTTTTAGCAATTCATTGCTCTCTTCAATCGTCCACACATTATATTTTTCTCGTGAATCTCCCATTGATAGTATTACTTGAATATGCATAAgataaaatctcaagaacaacTCACAACatgatatttaaataataaaaaaaaacttacagCAATAAAAAATTGGATAAAGCCACACTACAAAAAGTTAACACCACAAACTTTTAGCTGGTAATTCTTCCAGCAGCAGAAGATGAACAGACTTCTAGCTACCATGCAACAGCGGTTAGTCACATCAAACACCGACATGGAAGATCTCACAGCTAGATTGAATCAAGAATTCGCAGTATCTAACTAAAAAGTAAGTTTCCAATTCTTgtccgtttttttttttaatgttttctTCAATAAGTACTGCTTCAAAGGCCACATGATTGTTTTACATTTTTGTTGCATATTACTTTGCATGGAAGAAATATGACTTAATGCAGTATCTTTCAAATTTCTATTGGAATTACTTGTTTGAGTAAGAACATCTTCCAAGGCTTTGCTAACTTACTAAATCGGAGGGATATGAAGGCATACTTGTCAGCCAGATCCCTAGACGGCTAGACCTGAACCTTTAGGTGGAGCGCTAGCTAATAAAAGAAAGGATAAAGAAATCCTTTCTTCCAAAAGAATACAAAGAAGAGGACAGAAGGAAAATGGTCAAGAGAATTAGGAATGCATAGAAGAAGTCATGATGGACAAGTTTCATGTAGTTTGTAGTCGCTCAGAATAGATCATGGAACTTATCGAGCCATAGGT from Primulina eburnea isolate SZY01 chromosome 6, ASM2296580v1, whole genome shotgun sequence encodes:
- the LOC140835263 gene encoding uncharacterized protein — its product is MTKYGKIILRKTLNGVGDDTDVRKFEIEENRGTSLIDDYVFDHNIGEYFVQSDGQESSYQPPFFEDSISPLPSQPINSEVPATTKKRDRTEFEAKSNTFKSIDPNAMHEFSHSLEKVVSKIESIGNAGDTCWDAIKEVPNLDNRTRYKVLDLLNTRSKKMDFLKMTIEEHSGWIDYKLNE